The genomic segment CGAGAGTACGTTTGATGTTTCTTCCCGTCTGAAAGCAACGCTTGGTTTGCGTTATGATTTCATGCATACAAGTATTCATTACGATACTTATGCTTATATGGCGATGACAGCTAAGGTAATGGGCAGGAAGGCTACTTATACTTTGCGTTCAATGCTCAACCGCAAAACGGGTGATGATTACAACCAGCTCTTGCCAAAATTTGGCTTAAGTTACCAGCTTGATGAGCAGGGTAGCAATGTTTATGCCACGGTGAGCAAGGGCTATCGTGCAGGCGGTTATAATATCCAGATGTTCAGTGACATCTTGCAGACCGAACTGAATGCTCACCGTCAGGATGCGATGCGAGGCGATTATGACGTTCCTCATACCGATAAAGATTATGATAGAGTGAACCAGACTATTGCCTTTAAGCCGGAAACCTCATGGAATTATGAGGTTGGAACGCATCTTAATCTTTTTGATCATCGTCTTCATTTCGATTTGAGTGCCTTCTATATGCAGGTTCGTAATCAGCAACTCTCTGTGATGGCAGGAACCTATGGCTTTGGCCGAATGATGGTTAATGCAGGTAAGAGTCACAGTTGTGGTATTGAAGCCGCGCTCAAGGGTCAGGCTTTCGACGGTGCTTTTGATTGGGGTGTAAACTATGGTTTTACACGCGCCGTATTTGATGAATATACTGATGGCGAGGGTGATAAGGCTGTGAATTATAAGGACAAGAAGGTTCCTTATGTTCCTCAGCATACGATAGCAGCCATGGCTGACTATCATTTAGGACAGTTTACCTTCGGATTGAACATGAATGCGCAGGGCAAGACTTACTGGGATAATGCCAATACCTACAGCCAGAAGATGTATTTCGTGATGGGTGCGCATTGTGATATTGATTTCAGCAAAATGAGCATCAGTATCTGGGGTAAGAATCTCACAGATACTAATTACAATACCTTTGCTGTTGATAATGCAGCAACAGGAAAGAAACTGTATTTTGCCCAGCGTGGCAATCCTTTCCAATGTGGTGTTGATCTGAAATTCCACTTTTAGGATTAAATAGAAAAGGAGTTCCGGCATTCTGAAATGCTAGAACTCCTTTTCTTTTTAATCTCATTTATTTTCTTCCTTTATTTTAATTCTCCATATCCTACCAGCCGGTCGGTGCGGTCGCTCTGAGCCCGATAGTAAACCAGTACATTGTATTTGTTCTGGGTCTGGTAGAAATTTCCTTCTGATGGGAGCAGCCTGATGCTTCCGTCCTCCATCTTCATGAGATACTGATAACTGTAATAACCTTGCTTCATGAAGAGACGTGCGTGATAGGTTTTCGTCATTTCATCATATTCCATCCGGTATTCTGGGAGGAAACGGTCGTAGGTCCAATCTGCGTTCAGATAAACATCGCCTGGCAGTTTTGGAGTTTTCAGGGTAAAGTGAATCTGTGCATATTCGCAGGTGTTGTTGTTTTCTACGTTGTCGCTGTTGCGGATATAAAACGAACCTTTGGCAGCTTCATCGTAAACGTAATTGGGGCGAGGGCTGTCAGTCATTACCTTTACCTGATAGTCGCTTCCATCCCAATCTATAGCGTCTATTCCCATGGTTGGATGGTCGGTGTCCAGAAACTCAAACTTTCTGTATTCATTGCCTGCATCGAAAATCAGAGCTCTTACATGCTGCCAACTCATTTTGCCCGCACTCAGGTAGTCGGGTTTAGGATTAATGACTGCATTGTCCCATCTTCCGTTCTGAAGCACTACGATGTTCAGCTGGTTGGGATGAGTGATTCTTAGCTGGCTGTGATCCAGTTCCATTTTCAGTTGCTGATGGTCCTTCTGGATATCTATATCTGTTGTAGAAGTAGCTTCTAACTTGAGTTTAACCAATGGCTGAGGCTCCGTAATCATCAAGCAGGCTGTAAACATTTTGCCTTCTTCCTCGTTTTCCGCATTGTCGTCATAAACCGTCAGTCTGTAGTTGCCGCTCATGGTAAGTTGGCAGTCGGCATTGGGAATTGTCAGATGATAATGAGTGTAAGGATGATTGGTGTTGATGGATTGCTCTACATCTTCAATAATCTGATTGCCGTTGAAGCCTCTCATATAGTCGCTTTCAAAGAGCGAAGAAGATACGTTCCAGTTTGCATCACAATGTTCAATCTTGTAGCTGTACCGATGATAATTGTGCGTCATGTCGTCAAAATCGATATGGATAGGTTCTCCACCCAGTGACGATACTGGGAGCGATAACCAGTTGGTTCCGCCTACAACCTGTAGGGTTCTGATGCGCTGGTTGAATATCTCGTGCTGCTGCGCCCAGGCAGGATAGGTAAACAGAAAGAGAAGGGAGATAACAGTGTATAATTGTTTCATATGGCTTCGTACGTATATATAAAAAAATAACTTGCAGTAGCCTTTTTGACAAAGAACTAAATGCAAGCTTAAACAATCTAAATTAATACATGAAAACACTTTTGTAGTCGATAGGGGAATCGAACCCCTATGCCAAGATTGAGAATCTTGTATCCTAACCATTAGATGAATCGACCATTCAAAAAATCTCTATTGGTCTCCCGACTTATAGAGACTTATAAATCTAATACCATGAAAAACACATGTAGTCGATAGGGGAATCGAACCCCTATGCCAAGATTGAGAATCTTGTATCCTAACCATTAGATGAATCGACCAACGGTACATTTTTCAGACGATAGCTTGCGGAAGGTGGGGGATTCGAACCCCCGGTACGGTAACCCGCACGGCAGTTTAGCAAACTGCTGGTTTCAGCCACTCACCCAACCTTCCAGTCGGATTCTTAACCGAATCAACCAAGCATCGTTCTTAAATGCGAGTGCAAAGGTACTACTTTTTTCTGATTCTACCAAATCTTTTTGCAACTTTTTTTCGATAAAAATGCATTTTCTTTGTAACTCCCACATTATCAGGGGTTGTTTTCTTTCAGTATGATGAGTGCTTTAATTCCTAAAACGAGCAGAGGCGGATTTCTTTCTCAGAAATCCGCCTCTTGTAAAAGAAAGGGTCGCTCGATGATGTGATGAAACTCCGAATGTATAAACATTTGAGAGTCCTCCGCCTTTGTAATCCACCGGCTTTTCAGCTTACCTGCCTGCTGCAGTTTATGTGGCCCGCCATGAGCAAGAGAATGTCCTCTCGGTTTCAATAGTGTAATTTGATGAGTATCCCGATCGAACCGAAACGACCCTTATTCCTTCTGGCACCCATGCATCATCACGATGCAACGGTGCAAACATCTTAGTCATTATTTGATAATGCAAAGATAATGCAATATTTTGAAACTACCAAATGTTTTAGCTGTTTTCTTCGAATATTTTTTCGAAATATTTTCTCAGTTCCGTTTTGTCCTCTATAATATTGCGAAGTTCGTTGAGCGCTTTCTCATTAGGTGAGTTGGGAATCCATAACCTGATGTATCCGTTTCGTGAATATTTTTCGTCCATGTGCTGGCTGAACCGCTCCCATTGCTGCTCCTTGTCATCATCTGGATTATTTTCTTTACCATACTGTATGGCGCGCAGAAAAATTTCGTGAACATCAATATCGCGATCGGCTTCTGCCACAATCTTGCCATAGATGCTGCGAGGCTGACGGCTGGATGAAGCCCGATGGTCCTCAACAGCTTCTTTCATGATTTTGATCTGTTCTTTATTGAACCAGCGCTTCAGTCTTGAATCTGCCTGCAGAATCTTACCGCTGGTAATATGGTGAATGGCACGCGGACCGCTCATCCCCAGGTCGTGGTAAGCGGCTATAACATACACCATATCGATGTCGGCTCCGGTTACCGGAACCAGTTTCAGAGAGTTTCTGATGACTCGGGTAACATGTCTGAGTCCATGACTTTCGCCAAAAGCATTATATTTGGGGAGAATCTGTTTCTCCACAAAGTCCATGATTTCGAGATTTACCTGTTGCTTCATAGATATTCCTCCACTTTATTTATATAATAAGGTACGCGCGTACATTATTATTAGTTTATTATTGTTCAATTCGCCATTCCGATGATGATCAGGGATGATACAATGCCGAAACAGAAGATGTTCAGAGCTGTTTTGCCTAGAATTCTGTTCAGTTCTCTGCCTTCGCCTATCTTTTTCATCTCCACATAGGTTCTGTTGTGCAGAACGATATAGAGTGCTGCGAACGGCAGGAAGATGCTGCTGGCTTCATGCTGAAATACTTCGTAGGTGGTTACACCTATTATGGTAATGATTCCCAAATTGCCCAATGCGCAGTATAACCGCTCGGCATTCTTCTTTCCTATGTGAACCACAAGGGTCTTCTTGCCGGCTCTCAGGTCGTTGTCATGATCGCGGTAATTGTTCAGAATGAGCAGCGTATCAACTACCAGTCCGCAGGCTACAGATACGAGAACCGCTTCCATGCTTACTCCCTGCATGGTTTTGGGCATTACGAGATAATAAGTGCAGCATACGGGTACAATGCCGAAGAAGAGCAGTACCAGAAGATCGCCCATGCCCAGATAGCTGAGACAGGTAGTATAGAGAAAACAGAAGACTATGCAACAGATGCCTACGATAACCATTTCCCAACCTCCGAAAAGAACCAGCGGAAGCCCTATGGCGCAGCCCAGAAGAGTAGTGAGGATGATTCCCCATTTCATGGCTCCCAAAGTTATCCAGCCTTCAGCGCAGGCACGTTTCGGTCCCAGCCGGGTTTCATCGTCATTACCATGTTTGAAGTCGAAATAATCATTCACCAGATTGCTGTCTATCTGCATCACCCATGCAAAGAGCAGGCAGAGTAGGGCTGGCAATGTCTGTATCTGCTGAGTGTCTTTATAAGCCAGCGCAATACCCAATAAAACAGGAACAGCCGCCGCCGTCAGAGTCTTCGGGCGAGCGGCTAGATACCATGCTTTTATAGAATTTGTTTCTATCATATTCTAAAAAGATTAAAATTGAATCTTCTGAAATTCTTAAGGAAAATCAGGAAGATTAATTGAAGAAGTTCCAACTTACTCCAATACGGAACACTCGCTCGTTCATAGGATAATGAGGAGCGAAGAAGTAGTTCTTGTCGCCCTGTCCTGCATTGATGTGGCTCATCATTACGAAGAAACGGGTGTGCTTGATGTGAACGTTGGCGTAAACATTGACGATAGGATAGTTGCCTATCTTTACGTTGTTCTCGCCATTGCCCTGTACCGTATACTGTCCCATATAAGGTGAATAGTCGGGAGCTTCATAGCTTGTAAAGTAGCGCATGTCAGCACCCAGATCTACGTTCAGCACCTTTACTATCTTGAACTTGATGTAGAGGTTGGTGTAGGCATTGAAGGCTGGTACTGGCAGTACACTCTCCTTGCTTGAGTGCTGATAGGTAAACTGGTTTTCCCAGTTCAGAATGCCTAGTCTGAAGTTCTGTTCCAATTGTGCTGTCAGCAGGTTGATTCCTCCGCTTTCCTGCATTGGTGTAACCATGACTCCTGTTCGCAACCCTTTTTCTGTAATGTCATAGCTCTGCGAGAAGTAGGTGTAGTTCTTGATTTCATCTACAGCCACTCTCAGCTTGGTGCGTGTCTTAGGGAAGGAGAGCGTACCCATGATGCGGGTATGGATGGTCTTGTCGAGATCATTCTCCCACCACAGATGGCGGGCGTGATAGTTGCGGTAATAGAACGATGGGGTTTCTCTATGGAAGAAAGCATCGCCTCTTACCTGAAGCGTGTCGCCCAGGAATGGGATGTTCACGTCTACATTACCATCTATGGCAAGGGTTCCGGCGTCAACACCCGTCAGTCCTATTTCTGCTACGGCATTGTAGTGGAGGGTCTTGCCTTCCTGCTTGCTCAGCTGTCCGCCTACGCTCAGCACATGCTCGTTGTATTTTTCTAAACCGCCTTCCCTGGTTGGCAGTTCGTAGTGTCGGAGGTCGTAGCTGGCGAAAGCCTTCAGTCCTGCCTTTGCCCATTTGTTGAAACCTTCAAGCATGGCGATGGCGAAGGTATTCTTCATGTGCCAGTGCTTGGTCTGGTCGTAGATGGAGTCGCCGGTCAGCCTGCCTGCATCGTAATATTCATTCAGATAATAGTCGGCTGGGGTCTGATAAGCTTCGTAAATACGGCGATAGTTGTCAAACTTTACCGTATGGATGAAACTCGTTACCGGAACATATTCGCTCTTGTAGAAAAGCGAGTCTTCGGCATTTTTCTTCTGGACGGCAAGCAGACTGTCGGCAGCAGCTTTTCCGTTTACTGCGATTCGGGTACTGTCGTTCCTGATGTCCTTTGTGGCTGAGTCTTTAGCCGGTTCATCGCCTGCAATCTTGGCTCCGTCAGGACGGCCGCTGAATTTAGCTCCCTGCTGTTTGTCGTAGGCTTTCTCATCAAATTTCTTGCCTTGTTCCTTGGCTTTCTTTCTGGCTTCTTCCTTCGCTTCCTCTTCAGTATTTTCCTTTTTCGAAGCCATGGCAAATTTCTTTGCCTTGATTTCTTCTTCGGTCATCTTTACCTTTCGGCTGAAACCTACGTTGTAGCGGTGGGTAAAGAAGATGTGCTGGTTGTCCAGTCGGTTCCAGTTCTGTTCCAGAACGGTAGGAATTTCATTGGTGGCAAACGATTCGGTATAGATTTCCGGATGTTTGATGTAATCATCGTTGGTAATACCGCCGTTCTCGGTCATCTTCTCATGATTGGTACTGAAGAGGAAGTGTGCCTGATAGCGGTCGCCCAGGTAAGATGCCCACATGGTGTATTTAAAGTGGCTGGTACTCTGGGCATTATAATATCCTCTGCCATACTTGTAGTCGAATCTGAAACCGGCGCCTAGCCTTTTGTTTGCATTCACGGCAAACATGGCCTTGAAGTCGTCTTCTCCCGTCACCTTGTCGCCACAGCTGTTCAGCGTTATGTTCGTGATGGGTGAGTAGGTGTTAGTGAAGTGGAAGTCGCTTACCGGATTTACGATATAATCGTAGGGCTCTGTAAAGATGAAGTTGCCCTGCGTGTTGCGGCGGTCGATGAAGATTCGGTTCAGTCGGGCAGTACCCATGTTTCCGAGAGTATTGTATTCGCCTCTCAGTCCTTCCGTGAAGGTTGTGTTCATATACATGTGCTGCAAGGTGTCTACTACCGCAGCCTTTGTGTCGCCGAAGCGTTCGTCTACGGTCCATACTCTGATGCCTTTCGGAATCTCCTTGTCTGAGCCTAGTGAATCGGTGTTCACCTTGCGGTTGGTTTGAGGACGGAACTGCGAATCTTCGTTATAGTTAAAATCATTTTGTGCCGCAACCGGGATGGTTGCAGCACAAAATAGGAGTGATGAGAATATAATTTTCTTCTTCTTCATTATTTCTTAAATAGTCGGATACATACTTCGGCAATCTTGAGCACTACACCCACGATGAGTACGATGTAGGCGACATTGCGGCTTTCTTCCAGCTGGGTCCAGAGTATTACCCCTACGATGGCGAGCAGCATGAAGGCGATGTTGAGATAGTTGCGCACCTTCAGCATGTTGTTCTGGTCGCTGTAGGCCAATGGGCGAAGCCGGTGGTGCTGAGGTCTTACGGCGTAGCTGGTAGGCTGCTTCTGCTCAGTCTGTTCTGCG from the Segatella copri genome contains:
- a CDS encoding type IX secretion system plug protein, with the protein product MKQLYTVISLLFLFTYPAWAQQHEIFNQRIRTLQVVGGTNWLSLPVSSLGGEPIHIDFDDMTHNYHRYSYKIEHCDANWNVSSSLFESDYMRGFNGNQIIEDVEQSINTNHPYTHYHLTIPNADCQLTMSGNYRLTVYDDNAENEEEGKMFTACLMITEPQPLVKLKLEATSTTDIDIQKDHQQLKMELDHSQLRITHPNQLNIVVLQNGRWDNAVINPKPDYLSAGKMSWQHVRALIFDAGNEYRKFEFLDTDHPTMGIDAIDWDGSDYQVKVMTDSPRPNYVYDEAAKGSFYIRNSDNVENNNTCEYAQIHFTLKTPKLPGDVYLNADWTYDRFLPEYRMEYDEMTKTYHARLFMKQGYYSYQYLMKMEDGSIRLLPSEGNFYQTQNKYNVLVYYRAQSDRTDRLVGYGELK
- a CDS encoding mechanosensitive ion channel protein MscS is translated as MNNQNTDNKIQQNEAQQPANATVQPTAEQGAEQTEQKQPTSYAVRPQHHRLRPLAYSDQNNMLKVRNYLNIAFMLLAIVGVILWTQLEESRNVAYIVLIVGVVLKIAEVCIRLFKK
- a CDS encoding putative porin; its protein translation is MKKKKIIFSSLLFCAATIPVAAQNDFNYNEDSQFRPQTNRKVNTDSLGSDKEIPKGIRVWTVDERFGDTKAAVVDTLQHMYMNTTFTEGLRGEYNTLGNMGTARLNRIFIDRRNTQGNFIFTEPYDYIVNPVSDFHFTNTYSPITNITLNSCGDKVTGEDDFKAMFAVNANKRLGAGFRFDYKYGRGYYNAQSTSHFKYTMWASYLGDRYQAHFLFSTNHEKMTENGGITNDDYIKHPEIYTESFATNEIPTVLEQNWNRLDNQHIFFTHRYNVGFSRKVKMTEEEIKAKKFAMASKKENTEEEAKEEARKKAKEQGKKFDEKAYDKQQGAKFSGRPDGAKIAGDEPAKDSATKDIRNDSTRIAVNGKAAADSLLAVQKKNAEDSLFYKSEYVPVTSFIHTVKFDNYRRIYEAYQTPADYYLNEYYDAGRLTGDSIYDQTKHWHMKNTFAIAMLEGFNKWAKAGLKAFASYDLRHYELPTREGGLEKYNEHVLSVGGQLSKQEGKTLHYNAVAEIGLTGVDAGTLAIDGNVDVNIPFLGDTLQVRGDAFFHRETPSFYYRNYHARHLWWENDLDKTIHTRIMGTLSFPKTRTKLRVAVDEIKNYTYFSQSYDITEKGLRTGVMVTPMQESGGINLLTAQLEQNFRLGILNWENQFTYQHSSKESVLPVPAFNAYTNLYIKFKIVKVLNVDLGADMRYFTSYEAPDYSPYMGQYTVQGNGENNVKIGNYPIVNVYANVHIKHTRFFVMMSHINAGQGDKNYFFAPHYPMNERVFRIGVSWNFFN
- a CDS encoding HD domain-containing protein, which translates into the protein MKQQVNLEIMDFVEKQILPKYNAFGESHGLRHVTRVIRNSLKLVPVTGADIDMVYVIAAYHDLGMSGPRAIHHITSGKILQADSRLKRWFNKEQIKIMKEAVEDHRASSSRQPRSIYGKIVAEADRDIDVHEIFLRAIQYGKENNPDDDKEQQWERFSQHMDEKYSRNGYIRLWIPNSPNEKALNELRNIIEDKTELRKYFEKIFEENS
- the menA gene encoding 1,4-dihydroxy-2-naphthoate octaprenyltransferase — its product is MIETNSIKAWYLAARPKTLTAAAVPVLLGIALAYKDTQQIQTLPALLCLLFAWVMQIDSNLVNDYFDFKHGNDDETRLGPKRACAEGWITLGAMKWGIILTTLLGCAIGLPLVLFGGWEMVIVGICCIVFCFLYTTCLSYLGMGDLLVLLFFGIVPVCCTYYLVMPKTMQGVSMEAVLVSVACGLVVDTLLILNNYRDHDNDLRAGKKTLVVHIGKKNAERLYCALGNLGIITIIGVTTYEVFQHEASSIFLPFAALYIVLHNRTYVEMKKIGEGRELNRILGKTALNIFCFGIVSSLIIIGMAN